A genome region from Manis javanica isolate MJ-LG chromosome 3, MJ_LKY, whole genome shotgun sequence includes the following:
- the TFF2 gene encoding trefoil factor 2, giving the protein MGPQSGRLVALLLILGLCALAGAQKPSPCQCSRRSPQDRKNCGYPGITGDECFSSGCCFDTTVAGVPWCFKPLPKEENEACVMEVSARRNCGYPGISPEECASRKCCFSDTIPQVPWCFYPLPVQDCHY; this is encoded by the exons ATGGGACCCCAAAGCGGCCGGCTCGTGGCTCTGCTCCTCATCCTGGGGCTGTGTGCGCTGGCTGGGGCCCAGAAACCAT CTCCCTGCCAGTGCTCCCGCAGGAGTCCCCAGGACAGGAAGAACTGTGGCTACCCGGGCATCACCGGCGACGAGTGCTTCTCCTCTGGGTGCTGCTTTGACACCACGGTGGCTGGCGTCCCCTGGTGCTTCAAGCCCCTCCCCAAGGAAG AAAATGAGGCGTGTGTCATGGAAGTCTCAGCCCGCAGGAACTGTGGCTACCCAGGCATCAGCCCTGAGGAGTGTGCATCTCGAAAGTGTTGCTTTTCCGACACCATCCCCCAGGTGCCCTGGTGTTTCTACCCACTGCCTGTGCAAG ACTGTCATTACTGA
- the TFF3 gene encoding trefoil factor 3 yields the protein MSSEQLGHQSPPTTMEAGALWLLAVVLVLGSSTSAGEYMGLSANQCAMPAKDRVDCGYPDVTAEQCNSRGCCFDSSIFEVPWCFKPLQEAECTF from the exons ATGTCCTCTGAGCAGCTGGGTCACCAGAGCCCACCCACGACCATGGAGGCTGGAGCATTGTGGCTGCTGGCGGTGGTCCTGGTCCTGGGATCCTCCACCTCGGCCGGGGAGTACATGGGCCTGT CGGCAAACCAATGCGCCATGCCAGCCAAGGACAGGGTGGACTGCGGCTACCCCGACGTCACCGCCGAGCAGTGCAACAGCAGGGGCTGCTGCTTCGACTCCAGTATCTTCGAGGTACCCTGGTGCTTCAAGCCTCTGCAGGAGGCAG AATGCACATTTTGA